In the Deltaproteobacteria bacterium genome, one interval contains:
- a CDS encoding 4Fe-4S dicluster domain-containing protein has protein sequence MTAVTAPQRELIDDCVHCGFCLPHCPTYQNWGEEMDSPRGRIDLMRGLRTGQMQMTPTVAAHFDRCLGCMACVTACPSGVRYDVLIEETRAYVERKYRRGFWDRLHRSMIFQIFPYPGRLRAMAAFLLLYVWTGIRWLVRHSGLLKLFPPRMRQLEALQPAVTLRNVFVRLPERVPAVGEKRFTVAMVAGCVQRIFNPGVNDATLRVLSAEGCEVVVPRGQGCCGALSMHAGREEESLRFARDLIDRFSREPADVILINAAGCGSHLKDYARLFPRDERAKEFAAKVRDVNEFLAALSPRAPRRPLPLRIAMHDACHLAHAQRIKAQPRALLGAIPGVTLVEVPDSEQCCGSAGVYNLVQPESADQIGERKVDNVVSTKADLLASANPGCTLQIQKILRQRGKHLPAAHPVEILDASISGTPLPS, from the coding sequence ATGACCGCCGTGACCGCGCCGCAGCGGGAGCTGATCGACGACTGCGTCCATTGCGGGTTCTGCTTGCCCCACTGCCCGACGTACCAGAACTGGGGCGAGGAGATGGATTCGCCGCGCGGCCGCATCGACTTGATGCGGGGGCTGCGCACGGGCCAGATGCAGATGACGCCGACGGTGGCGGCGCACTTCGACCGCTGCCTCGGGTGCATGGCGTGCGTGACCGCCTGCCCATCGGGCGTGCGGTACGACGTGCTGATCGAGGAGACGCGGGCGTACGTCGAGCGGAAGTATCGGCGGGGATTCTGGGACCGGCTGCACCGGTCGATGATCTTCCAGATCTTTCCCTATCCTGGCCGGCTGCGGGCGATGGCGGCGTTCCTGCTGCTCTACGTCTGGACGGGGATCCGCTGGCTGGTGCGCCACAGCGGGTTGCTGAAGCTGTTTCCGCCACGGATGCGGCAGCTCGAGGCGCTGCAGCCGGCGGTGACGCTGCGCAACGTGTTCGTGCGCTTGCCGGAGCGGGTGCCGGCGGTCGGGGAGAAGCGGTTCACGGTCGCCATGGTCGCGGGATGCGTGCAGCGGATCTTCAATCCGGGGGTGAACGATGCGACTCTCCGGGTGCTCTCGGCCGAGGGATGCGAGGTGGTCGTGCCTCGTGGGCAGGGGTGCTGCGGGGCGCTTTCCATGCATGCGGGGCGGGAGGAGGAATCGCTGCGCTTCGCGCGCGACCTCATCGACCGGTTCTCGCGCGAGCCCGCCGACGTGATCCTGATCAATGCGGCCGGCTGCGGATCGCATCTGAAGGATTACGCACGGCTGTTTCCGCGCGATGAGCGGGCGAAGGAATTTGCGGCGAAGGTGCGCGACGTCAACGAGTTCCTGGCGGCACTGTCGCCGCGGGCGCCGCGCCGGCCGCTGCCGTTGCGCATCGCGATGCACGACGCCTGCCACCTCGCGCACGCGCAGCGGATCAAGGCGCAGCCCCGGGCGCTGCTCGGCGCCATCCCCGGGGTCACGCTGGTGGAGGTGCCGGACAGCGAGCAGTGCTGCGGGAGCGCCGGCGTGTACAACCTCGTCCAGCCGGAGAGCGCCGACCAGATCGGCGAGCGCAAGGTGGACAACGTGGTTTCGACGAAGGCCGACCTGCTGGCCAGCGCGAATCCGGGCTGTACGCTGCAGATCCAGAAGATCCTCCGGCAGCGCGGCAAGCACCTGCCGGCGGCTCACCCGGTGGAGATTCTGGACGCCTCGATCAGCGGAACGCCACTTCCGTCGTGA
- a CDS encoding FAD-binding oxidoreductase: MARVTPGSIDEVEALLAQGAGSVLFVGGGTAMPPGPPVETEISTARLDRVVEYTPADQVVTVECGVTLAQLQGELAKNGQRLALDPPQPEKATLGGIVAANSFGPLRTRYGSVRDLIIGVSVVRADGTRAKGGGKVVKTVAGFDLPKLMCGSYGTLAFIATATFRVHPVPESTVTLRARGGNPVEVVRRVRALQLEPTAMIALGEGTGWDVYLRFEGFAAGVRAQRGKLPELEEVDWPGTAEGAVRIRFGALPTHAAQVARALGPLRARIEWLPMAGLGFATCAAVDRGALEAARRELTAIGGWLTVPGDWGPAPASIALQRSVKKQFDPRGVLAPERFVV; the protein is encoded by the coding sequence GTGGCGCGCGTGACGCCAGGGTCGATCGACGAGGTCGAGGCGCTGCTCGCGCAGGGCGCCGGCAGCGTGTTGTTCGTCGGCGGGGGGACGGCAATGCCGCCGGGACCGCCTGTGGAGACGGAGATCTCGACGGCGCGGCTCGACCGGGTGGTGGAGTACACGCCCGCGGACCAGGTGGTCACCGTCGAGTGCGGCGTCACGCTGGCGCAGTTGCAGGGCGAGCTGGCGAAGAACGGCCAGCGGCTTGCGCTCGATCCGCCGCAGCCGGAGAAGGCCACGCTCGGGGGGATCGTCGCCGCCAATTCCTTCGGTCCGCTGCGGACGCGGTACGGATCGGTGCGGGATCTGATCATCGGCGTCTCGGTGGTGCGGGCGGACGGGACGCGCGCGAAGGGCGGCGGCAAGGTGGTGAAGACGGTGGCGGGCTTCGACCTGCCGAAGCTCATGTGCGGGTCGTACGGGACGCTGGCGTTCATCGCCACCGCGACTTTCCGCGTCCACCCGGTGCCGGAGAGCACGGTGACGCTGCGGGCGCGCGGCGGCAATCCGGTGGAGGTCGTCCGCCGGGTGCGGGCGCTGCAGCTCGAGCCGACGGCGATGATCGCTCTGGGCGAAGGCACCGGCTGGGACGTCTACCTCCGGTTCGAGGGATTCGCGGCCGGGGTGCGCGCGCAGCGGGGGAAGCTGCCCGAGCTCGAGGAGGTCGACTGGCCGGGAACGGCGGAAGGCGCCGTCCGGATCCGCTTCGGGGCGCTGCCAACGCATGCGGCGCAGGTGGCGCGAGCGCTCGGGCCGCTGCGGGCCCGGATCGAGTGGCTGCCGATGGCGGGGCTGGGGTTTGCCACCTGCGCGGCCGTCGATCGGGGCGCGCTGGAGGCGGCGCGACGCGAGCTGACGGCAATTGGGGGGTGGCTCACCGTGCCCGGGGACTGGGGACCGGCACCCGCGTCGATCGCGCTGCAGCGGTCGGTGAAGAAGCAGTTCGATCCTCGTGGCGTGCTGGCGCCGGAAAGGTTCGTCGTATGA
- a CDS encoding malate synthase A, whose protein sequence is MIEVTAQGSDVVFSKPALAFVEELHRAFESRRQELLQKRAERYRKLSSGASFEFLPETAKVRSGDWKVASTPKDLQKRHVEITGPVERKMMINAFNSGADVFMADFEDALSPTWSNIVQGHLNLMDAVRRKLAFTSPEGKAYKLNEKIATLLVRPRGWHLPEKHLRVDGKAIAGAFADFGFFFFHNARETLDRGTGPYFYLPKMESHLEARLWNDVFVLAQEKLGIPRGSVRATVLVETLPAAFEMDEVLYELRDHSSGLNAGRWDYIFSLIKKLRTRTDLILPDRQQVTMTVPFMRAYTELLVKTCHRRGAHAMGGMAPFIPSRKNPEINEKALAQTRADKEREIADGFDGTWVAHPDLVPVAKEVFDRKLGKPNQKERLREEVHVEARELQDTRVPGGTITENGVRNNISVGVQYLASWLSGNGAAAIFNLMEDAATAEISRAQLWQWVQNGAKLADGRKIDRSLYEKFRDEEIGKLQGVSQVQPARKILDQLVLGEFVEFLTLPAYELLE, encoded by the coding sequence ATGATCGAGGTGACCGCGCAAGGGTCGGACGTCGTCTTCTCCAAGCCCGCGCTCGCCTTCGTCGAGGAGTTACACCGCGCGTTCGAGTCCCGCCGGCAGGAGCTGTTGCAGAAACGCGCCGAGCGGTACCGCAAGCTCTCCTCCGGCGCATCGTTCGAGTTCCTCCCGGAGACGGCCAAGGTGCGCAGCGGCGACTGGAAGGTCGCTTCAACGCCCAAGGATCTGCAGAAGCGCCACGTCGAGATCACCGGTCCGGTCGAGCGCAAGATGATGATCAATGCGTTCAACTCCGGAGCGGACGTGTTCATGGCCGACTTCGAGGACGCGCTCTCGCCCACCTGGAGCAACATCGTCCAGGGTCACCTGAATCTGATGGACGCCGTCCGCCGGAAGCTCGCCTTCACCTCGCCCGAAGGCAAGGCCTACAAGCTCAACGAGAAGATCGCGACCTTGCTCGTGCGGCCGCGTGGCTGGCACCTCCCGGAAAAGCATCTGCGGGTGGACGGCAAGGCCATCGCCGGCGCCTTCGCCGACTTCGGCTTCTTCTTCTTTCACAATGCGCGGGAAACGCTCGACCGCGGGACCGGGCCGTACTTCTACCTGCCGAAGATGGAATCGCACCTGGAGGCGCGACTCTGGAACGACGTGTTCGTGCTGGCGCAGGAGAAGCTGGGCATTCCGCGCGGCAGCGTGCGGGCGACCGTCCTGGTCGAGACGCTGCCCGCTGCGTTCGAGATGGACGAGGTCCTCTACGAGCTGCGCGACCATTCGTCGGGGCTCAACGCCGGACGGTGGGACTACATCTTCTCGCTGATCAAGAAGCTGCGGACGCGCACGGATCTGATCCTCCCCGATCGGCAGCAGGTGACGATGACGGTACCGTTCATGCGCGCATATACGGAGCTGCTGGTGAAGACCTGCCACCGCCGCGGCGCGCACGCGATGGGCGGGATGGCGCCGTTCATCCCCAGCCGGAAGAATCCCGAGATCAACGAGAAGGCGCTGGCCCAGACGCGCGCGGACAAGGAGCGCGAGATCGCCGACGGCTTCGACGGAACGTGGGTGGCCCATCCGGACCTGGTGCCCGTTGCGAAGGAAGTGTTCGACCGCAAGTTGGGCAAGCCCAACCAGAAGGAGCGCCTGCGCGAGGAAGTGCACGTCGAGGCGCGCGAGCTGCAGGACACGCGCGTTCCCGGCGGGACCATCACCGAGAACGGCGTCCGCAACAACATCTCCGTGGGGGTGCAGTACCTCGCGTCCTGGCTCTCCGGCAACGGCGCGGCGGCCATCTTCAACCTGATGGAGGATGCCGCCACGGCGGAGATCTCTCGCGCCCAGCTCTGGCAGTGGGTGCAGAACGGGGCCAAGCTCGCCGACGGGCGAAAGATCGATCGGTCCTTGTACGAGAAGTTCCGCGACGAGGAGATCGGGAAGCTGCAGGGCGTCTCGCAGGTGCAGCCGGCGCGGAAGATCCTCGACCAGCTGGTGCTGGGCGAGTTCGTCGAGTTCCTCACCCTGCCGGCCTACGAGCTGCTCGAATGA
- a CDS encoding FAD-binding protein, with protein sequence MKQETPGATQAEHKQQAPPLPADLVRRFAAVVGEGYAICKPEQLHTYESDGLASFRVTPGIVVLPESTEEVVGCVKIAHEAGLPIVARGSGTGLSGGALPVPGCVLMGLSRMRKILEVDYDNAFMRVQPGVINLDVSRHIGPQGWYYAPDPSSQSVCSIGGNVAENSGGAHCLKYGFTVNHVLGLRMVLQDGSVVDLGGAVLDRPEYDLTGVVVGSEGLLGIVTEVVLRILRKPEATRTFFATFPSTTEAGNAVSAIIASGIVPAAIEMMDTLAIVAAKAATGVDWPEVAAALLMDVDGVADECEHTSANAIELARKAGALEIRVPKDTAERELMWKGRKSAFAAVGRIARNYLVQDGVIPRSEIAVVLQEIAALGQRYGLQVANVFHAGDGNLHPLVLFDGRDPEEERKAEEMSGEILRTCLRHGGSITGEHGVGADKAPYMAEMFTAQDLETMQLVRCAFDPAQRFNPGKMFPSPRLCGDRPGLYRPHPSELSGEAWRA encoded by the coding sequence ATGAAACAGGAGACTCCCGGCGCGACCCAGGCGGAACACAAGCAGCAAGCGCCGCCGCTGCCGGCCGATCTCGTCCGCCGCTTTGCGGCGGTGGTGGGTGAAGGCTACGCGATCTGCAAGCCCGAGCAGCTTCACACCTACGAGTCCGACGGGCTCGCGAGCTTCCGCGTCACGCCCGGGATCGTGGTGCTGCCGGAGAGCACGGAAGAGGTGGTCGGGTGCGTGAAGATCGCGCACGAGGCCGGTCTGCCCATCGTCGCGCGCGGTTCGGGGACGGGGCTCTCGGGAGGAGCGCTGCCGGTTCCGGGGTGCGTGCTGATGGGCCTCTCGCGGATGCGGAAGATCCTCGAGGTCGACTACGACAACGCGTTCATGCGGGTGCAGCCCGGCGTGATCAACCTCGACGTCTCCAGGCACATCGGACCGCAGGGCTGGTACTACGCGCCCGATCCCTCGTCGCAGAGCGTCTGCAGCATCGGCGGGAACGTGGCGGAGAATTCTGGCGGCGCGCACTGCCTGAAGTACGGGTTCACCGTCAACCACGTCCTCGGGCTGCGGATGGTGCTGCAGGACGGAAGCGTCGTCGACCTCGGCGGAGCGGTGCTCGACCGGCCGGAATACGACCTCACCGGCGTGGTGGTGGGCAGCGAAGGCCTGCTCGGCATCGTCACCGAGGTCGTGCTGCGGATCCTGCGCAAGCCGGAGGCGACGCGGACGTTCTTTGCCACCTTCCCCTCCACCACCGAGGCGGGGAACGCGGTGAGCGCGATCATCGCCTCCGGCATCGTGCCTGCGGCCATCGAGATGATGGATACGCTGGCCATCGTCGCCGCCAAGGCGGCCACCGGAGTGGACTGGCCCGAGGTGGCCGCGGCGCTCCTGATGGACGTGGACGGGGTGGCCGACGAATGCGAGCACACCTCCGCGAACGCCATCGAGCTGGCACGGAAGGCCGGAGCGCTGGAGATCCGGGTTCCCAAGGATACTGCGGAGCGCGAGCTGATGTGGAAGGGCCGCAAGAGCGCGTTCGCGGCGGTGGGCAGGATCGCGCGAAACTACCTGGTCCAGGACGGGGTGATTCCGCGCAGCGAGATCGCCGTGGTGCTCCAGGAAATCGCCGCTCTGGGCCAGCGGTACGGGCTGCAGGTGGCGAACGTATTTCACGCCGGCGACGGTAACCTGCACCCCCTGGTGCTCTTCGACGGACGGGATCCGGAGGAGGAGAGGAAGGCGGAGGAGATGTCGGGCGAGATCCTCCGCACCTGCCTGCGCCACGGCGGATCGATCACCGGGGAGCACGGCGTCGGCGCGGACAAGGCGCCGTACATGGCGGAGATGTTCACGGCGCAGGACCTGGAGACCATGCAGCTCGTCCGCTGCGCCTTCGATCCCGCTCAGCGCTTCAATCCCGGCAAGATGTTCCCCTCGCCGCGGCTGTGCGGCGACAGGCCGGGGCTGTACCGGCCGCACCCTAGCGAGCTGTCGGGAGAAGCGTGGCGCGCGTGA